In Ovis aries strain OAR_USU_Benz2616 breed Rambouillet chromosome 14, ARS-UI_Ramb_v3.0, whole genome shotgun sequence, a single genomic region encodes these proteins:
- the LOC132657146 gene encoding cationic amino acid transporter 3-like, protein MRCQDVHQFGQKLVRRQQLKPTEGLESPKARHLNTLDLVVLGVASTLGAGVYILVGEVAMFIAGPAIVISFLVAALSSALSGLCYAEFGTRVSRTGSAHLYSYISVGELWAFVTGWNLILAYVIAVASVARAWSHTFDSLIGNHTSQVLEGTFFPYMPYFLATYPDFVAMAVLLLLPGLLALGAPESTLHYKVFTGINVSVLSFIIISGFIKGDLHNWKLTEQDYTLNTSESTSSTSMHPAGEEALNPQRSIPMSTMIMIIICFVVCFGVSAALTLMVPYYQIHPESPLPEAFLLVGWGPARYVVAVGALCALTSSLLGDMFPMPRGMCVMAEDGLLSRGLAEIHAHTGTPVRAIMSSGNLAAIMALLFKFSDLVDLLSIGTLLADSLVALSVLALRYQPDQKFSKKEKTEEEIEMKPKLEEKPPEPVSEAGNSDILKSLWFPTGTIPTGKSGQIVYGCAFLLVLLLAILSLVLAQWPSQVFSGDPVLTTVAVLLLLLITGVTVIIWRQPQNPSPLPFRG, encoded by the exons ATGCGATGTCAGGATGTTCACCAATTTGGTCAGAAGCTGGTTCGAAGGCAACAGTTGAAGCCCACTGAGGGGCTTGAGAGTCCCAAGGCCCGTCACCTGAACACCCTTGACCTGGTGGTCTTGGGTGTGGCCAGCACGCTGGGGGCCGGCGTGTACATCCTGGTGGGAGAAGTGGCCATGTTCATCGCTGGACCAGCGATCGTCATCTCCTTCTTGGTGGCCGCCCTGTCTTCTGCGTTGTCTGGGCTCTGCTATGCCGAGTTTGGGACACGGGTCTCACGGACCGGTTCTGCGCATCTCTACAGCTACATCAGTGTGGGAGAACTGTGGGCTTTCGTCACTGGTTGGAACCTCATACTAGCTTATGTCATTG ccgtTGCAAGTGTGGCCAGGGCCTGGAGCCACACCTTCGACAGCCTGATTGGGAACCACACCTCTCAGGTGTTAGAGGGAACTTTCTTTCCGTATATGCCCTACTTCCTGGCCACGTACCCAGATTTTGTTGCCATGGCCGTGTTGCTGCTTCTCCCTG GACTACTGGCTCTGGGAGCTCCTGAGTCAACTCTACATTACAAAGTGTTCACAGGCATCAACGTTTCGGttctcagcttcatcatcatcTCTGGCTTCATCAAGGGAGACCTGCACAACTGGAAGCTCACAGAACAGGACTACACATTGAACACTTCTGAATCCACCTCTAG TACATCTATGCATCCTGCAGGGGAAGAAGCCCTAAATCCTCAGCGGTCCATCCCCATGAGCACCATGATCATGATCATCATCTGCTTTGTGGTGTGCTTTGGTGTCTCAGCAGCACTCACCCTCATGGTGCCCTACTACCAGATCCATCCTGAGAGCCCCTTGCCAGAGGCTTTCCTCCTTGTTGGGTGGGGCCCTGCCAGATATGTCGTGGCTGTTGGCGCCCTCTGTGCTCTTACGTCCAG tctcCTCGGTGATATGTTCCCCATGCCTCGGGGGATGTGCGTGATGGCAGAGGACGGACTCCTTTCTCGGGGTCTTGCAGAGATCCACGCCCACACAGGCACGCCTGTCAGGGCCATCATGTCTTCCGGAAACCTTGCAG CAATCATGGCATTACTCTTCAAGTTCAGCGATCTGGTGGACCTCCTATCAATTGGGACCCTGCTTGctgactccctggtggctctctCTGTGCTTGCCCTCAG GTACCAGCCAGATCAGAAGTTCAGcaagaaggagaaaacagaggaggaaattgagaTGAAGCCTAAACTTGAAGAAAAGCCCCCAGAGCCTGTATCTGAAGCAGGAAACTCAGACATTCTGAAGAGTCTGTGGTTCCCTACTGGCACCATCCCCACCGGGAAATCTGGCCAGATTGTCTATGGATGTGCTTTCCTGCTTG TTCTCCTGCTGGCCATCCTGAGCCTGGTCCTGGCCCAGTGGCCCAGCCAGGTGTTCTCTGGAGACCCCGTGCTCACAACagtggctgtgctgctgctgctgctcatcacTGGGGTCACGGTCATCATCTGGAGGCAGCCCCAGAACCCCTCTCCTCTTCCGTTCAGG ggctga
- the LOC105605834 gene encoding LOW QUALITY PROTEIN: cationic amino acid transporter 3-like (The sequence of the model RefSeq protein was modified relative to this genomic sequence to represent the inferred CDS: deleted 1 base in 1 codon): MSTIVRQYVRQFGQRLVRRRGEDTIKESDGLKIHLSATELVFLGVGRNLGAGLYIVLGAVAKYVAGPAIVVSFLVAGLSSLLSRLCYVEFDARVPRSSSAYVCSYVTMGQLWAFVVGWNIILLFLIAIACAARAWRYAFDSLIGDHVSQKLEETVPLHAPYFLATDADFFALGLVLLLAVLLALGVPESAWVYRVFTVINLLVLSFIIVSGFINGDLHNWKLTEQDYALAAAVFSYSLGPPGAGGFVPFDFEGVVQGSATCFYAFVGFAAIAARERGDLKPQRSISLISLLMCFLAYFAVSGALTLMVPYYQIHHHSPLPEAFLHVGWGPARYVVAVGVLCALMSSLLGDMFPMSRLIRAMAEDGLLFRGLARVYVTEKIPVVAIMSSGSLAGIMALLFEFSHIANLVAVASLLAYSMVSFSVLVLRYQPDQNLSKSEKTEEETETELVPVGSPLDSVPEAGTSNILKSLWFPTSTTPTQKSGQIVYRCAFLLVLLLSIVSLVLAQWPRRVFSGDPVLTTVAVLLLLLITGVTAIIWRQPQSPSPLTFRVPALPVLPLVSIFVNLSLMMQMTSGTWILFGIWNAVGFAIYFGYGVRHSLEENNKPQPPASSSQTPD; encoded by the exons ATGTCTACGATTGTGCGTCAGTATGTTCGCCAGTTTGGTCAGAGGCTGGTCCGCAGGAGAGGGGAAGACACCATAAAGGAGTCTGACGGTCTCAAGATTCATCTGAGCGCCACAGAGCTGGTGTTCTTGGGTGTGGGCAGGAACCTGGGAGCCGGCCTGTACATCGTGCTTGGTGCAGTGGCCAAGTACGTAGCTGGACCAGCGATTGTCGTCTCCTTCTTGGTGGCCGGCCTGTCTTCTCTGCTGTCGAGGCTCTGCTATGTGGAGTTTGATGCACGGGTACCACGCTCCTCTTCTGCGTATGTCTGCAGCTACGTCACGATGGGACAGCTCTGGGCCTTCGTCGTTGGCTGGAACATCatactgttatttttaattg CCATTGCGTGTGCAGCCCGCGCCTGGAGATACGCCTTTGACAGCCTCATTGGGGACCACGTCTCTCAGAAATTGGAGGAAACTGTCCCTCTGCACGCACCCTATTTTCTGGCCACGGATGCAGACTTTTTCGCACTGGGCCTGGTGCTGCTGCTTGCGG TACTACTCGCTCTGGGAGTTCCTGAGTCAGCCTGGGTTTACAGAGTGTTCACAGTCATCAACCTTTTGGTTCTCAGCTTCATCATTGTCTCTGGCTTCATTAATGGAGACCTGCACAACTGGAAGCTCACAGAACAGGACTACGCATTGGCCGCAGCTGTATTCTCGTATAG CTTGGGCCCTCCAGGTGCTGGAGGGTTTGTGCCTTTTGACTTTGAGGGGGTTGTCCAAGGATCAGCTACGTGTTTCTACGCATTTGTTGGCTTTGCTGCCATTGCCGCTAGAG AGAGAGGAGACCTAAAGCCTCAGCGGTCCATCTCCCTGATCTCACTCCTCATGTGCTTTTTGGCGTATTTTGCTGTCTCCGGGGCACTCACCCTCATGGTGCCCTACTACCAGATTCATCACCACAGCCCCTTGCCCGAGGCTTTTCTCCATGTTGGCTGGGGCCCTGCCAGATATGTGGTGGCTGTTGGCGTCCTCTGTGCTCTTATGTCCAG CCTCCTGGGTGACATGTTCCCCATGTCTCGGTTAATCCGTGCAATGGCAGAGGACGGGCTCCTTTTCCGGGGACTTGCCCGGGTCTAT GTCACAGAAAAAATCCCCGTCGTGGCCATCATGTCTTCTGGAAGCCTTGCAG GGATCATGGCATTACTCTTTGAGTTCAGCCACATTGCAAACCTCGTGGCAGTTGCGTCCCTGCTTGCTTACTCCATGGTGTCCTTCTCGGTCCTTGTTCTCAG GTACCAGCCAGATCAGAATTTAAGTAAGAGTGAGAAAACGGAAGAAGAAACTGAGACGGAGCTTGTACCTGTAGGAAGTCCTCTGGACTCTGTACCGGAAGCAGGAACCTCAAACATTCTAAAGAGCCTGTGGTTCCCTACTAGCACCACCCCCACCCAGAAATCTGGCCAGATTGTCTATAGATGTGCCTTCCTGCTTG TTCTCCTGCTGAGCATCGTGAGCCTGGTCCTGGCCCAGTGGCCCAGACGTGTGTTCTCTGGAGACCCCGTGCTCACAACagtggctgtgctgctgctgctgctcatcacTGGGGTGACGGCCATCATCTGGAGGCAGCCCCAGAGCCCCAGTCCTCTTACGTTCAGG GTCCCTGCTCTTCCTGTCCTCCCGCTGGTCAGCATCTTCGTGAACCTTTCCTTGATGATGCAGATGACCTCTGGGACCTGGATCCTCTTTGGCATCTGGAATGCCGTTG GATTTGCCATATACTTTGGATATGGGGTCCGACACAGCTTGGAGGAGAACAACAAGCCACAGCCACCAGCCTCCAGCTCCCAGACTCCAGACTAA